TAACAGTCAAGCAAATCCACAAAAGGCTCCGCGCTGTTTTAAAAGTCTTTGATTGAGCAAGCTCAGGTCTTGTACATTTTGAACAATAGTTTGAGAAACATTAAGTTCAGCGTGCGTTGAACTCCAGCACAAATTGACTTGAGCCGGCGCACCCATTTGCACTTGCCAAATGCGAACGGAATGATCCGCGCAGCCCGTCACTAAATAGTTCCCCTCGGATGAAGGTTGCCAGGCTATGCTTGTGATGCAGTCTCCAAAATCCCGAATAACTGCCTTACATTGACCAGACGCCGCGTCCCACACTCGCACGGTATGGTCATCACTCGCGGAAGCGAGCTGCTCACTATTTGGCGAATATGCCACACAAGTAACCGACTTCGTATGCCCGCTTAAAGTATGAAGGCATTGCTTATTTTGCGTGTCCCACACTCGCACAGTATTATCTGCACTCGCAGAGGCAAGTTGCTCACCACTCGGCGAATATGCCATGCAAGTAACTGATCCCCTATGTCCACTCAAGGTCTGGATGCATTGCCCATTTTGGGCGTCCCACACTCGCACAGTACGATCCCAGCTTGCGGAAGCAAGTTGTTCACCACTCGGTGAGTACGCCACGCTCGCAACCCTCTTCTTATGTCCGCGTAATATGTGAAGACGTTGCCCATTTCGGGCTTCCCATAGACACACAGTGCCATCCATACCCCCAGAAGCGATTCGTTCTCCGCTCGGTGCGTATACCACGCTTGTAACCCATTCTGTGTGTCCTCTCAAAGTATGAAGACATTGCCCATTTTGCGCATCCCACACTCGCACGGTCTTGTCTCGACTTCCAGAAGCGATCTGCATACTACCCGGCGAATACGCCACGCTCATAATTAAATTCGTATGTCCACTCAAAGTATGAAGACATTGCCCATTTTGGGCGTCCCACACTCGCACAGTATTATCCCCACTCGCAGAGGCGATCTGTTCACCGCTTGGTGCATACACTGCGCTCAGGACCCACTCCGTATGTCCTTGTAATGCATAGAGGCTTTGCCCACTTCTGGCATCCCATACTCGCACAGAATGATCCGAACTAGCAGAAACAATCTGCTTGCTATTTGGCGAATATGCCACGCTCTCAACGCTCTTTGTATGCCCACGTGAGGCGTGGAGACTTTGCCAATTGTGTGCGCTCCACAGACGCACAGTACGATCTTCGCTAGTAGAAGCGATCTGCTCGCCATTTGGCGAATATGCCACGTTCCTAACCGTTTTCGTATGCCCGCTCAGAACATAGAGAGATTGTCCATTTCGCGTGTCCCATAGTCGCAGGGTCATATCCCCTCCCACAGAGGCGATCTGCTGACCATTTGGCGAATATGCTACGCTCTCAACCGATCCCGTATGTCCATTCAAAATATAGAGGCTTCGCCCATTTTGCGTGTCCCACAATCGCACGGTACGATCCGCTCCTACAGAGGCGATCTGCCGACCATTTGGCGAATACGCCGCGCTCGCAACGGATCCTGTATGCCCACTCAAATTACGATGGCATTGCCCGTCTTGCCCATCCCACAGTCTCACGGTACCATCCATACTCGCAGAAGCGATTTGCTGACCATTTGGCGAATAGACCACGCCCAGAACCCAATCTGTATGTCCGCGTAAGATGAGGCTGTTTTGGCTAGTTTGCATGTCCGACAAACATATAGTATGGTCTGGACCCATGCAGACGATCTTCATACTGTTGTGTGAATATACGGGGTACCCTACATATCCGCGTAGGGTGCTGAGGTTTTCCCCAGTTTGCGCATCCCACAGCTGAATAATCTGGTCATCACTCGAGACAATCTGCTCACTATTTGGCGAATACACCACACTGGTAACCCTATGCGCATGTCCATCTAAGGCGTGGATTTTTTCCCAGTTCGCTGTCGAATATACGCTGATCTTACCGTTCCAAAGGCCGACTGCGTAATTTCCCCCATCCGGTGAATACGCGCATGAATGCGCCGCGCTCTCTTCTTGCAGATATGGCCACTCACCAAACTGCACCTCGGTCATTTTTGCCCCGCTTAAATTCGCCTCGCGCAGCCAGCTTGCCTGAAGCGTGGTCTTTCTTAAGTCTGCCCCTTGCAACTGCGCTGAATCAAATACCCCAAAACTCAGATCCGCTCCAGGTACCCGAATTCCTCTTAAATCTGCCCTATTAAACTGAACCCCACTTTTCACCAGTATTGTCAGCGCATTTGCTGCTATTTCCTGCACTTCTTCTGTTTTTGAGCGCT
The Mycoavidus cysteinexigens genome window above contains:
- a CDS encoding WD40 repeat domain-containing protein; amino-acid sequence: MLSSISHYSIAVRESPKISLLSLPTELLTKIEDHLQILDLQNFSEALTMVTHKGDPVNFPAVKLKLLQQRVEPKYHQSVASSDEGLRAFALNQLQELWDSGKLDRVVEKPTLFWLLRLVGEQTIFGYLREKIQREPELKEKLLKWVERSKTEEVQEIAANALTILVKSGVQFNRADLRGIRVPGADLSFGVFDSAQLQGADLRKTTLQASWLREANLSGAKMTEVQFGEWPYLQEESAAHSCAYSPDGGNYAVGLWNGKISVYSTANWEKIHALDGHAHRVTSVVYSPNSEQIVSSDDQIIQLWDAQTGENLSTLRGYVGYPVYSHNSMKIVCMGPDHTICLSDMQTSQNSLILRGHTDWVLGVVYSPNGQQIASASMDGTVRLWDGQDGQCHRNLSGHTGSVASAAYSPNGRQIASVGADRTVRLWDTQNGRSLYILNGHTGSVESVAYSPNGQQIASVGGDMTLRLWDTRNGQSLYVLSGHTKTVRNVAYSPNGEQIASTSEDRTVRLWSAHNWQSLHASRGHTKSVESVAYSPNSKQIVSASSDHSVRVWDARSGQSLYALQGHTEWVLSAVYAPSGEQIASASGDNTVRVWDAQNGQCLHTLSGHTNLIMSVAYSPGSMQIASGSRDKTVRVWDAQNGQCLHTLRGHTEWVTSVVYAPSGERIASGGMDGTVCLWEARNGQRLHILRGHKKRVASVAYSPSGEQLASASWDRTVRVWDAQNGQCIQTLSGHRGSVTCMAYSPSGEQLASASADNTVRVWDTQNKQCLHTLSGHTKSVTCVAYSPNSEQLASASDDHTVRVWDAASGQCKAVIRDFGDCITSIAWQPSSEGNYLVTGCADHSVRIWQVQMGAPAQVNLCWSSTHAELNVSQTIVQNVQDLSLLNQRLLKQRGAFCGFA